The following are from one region of the Populus trichocarpa isolate Nisqually-1 chromosome 8, P.trichocarpa_v4.1, whole genome shotgun sequence genome:
- the LOC7460659 gene encoding protein ASYMMETRIC LEAVES 2 produces MASSSNSPCAACKFLRRKCQPECVFAPYFPPDQPQKFSNVHKVFGASNVTKLLNELHPSQREDAVNSLAYEADMRLRDPVYGCVGVISLLQHQLRQLQMDLSCAKSELSKYQNLGINGHAGSLIAAAAAAATATATTHHHHHHPQNLGINLIGAGGGGSRDHHYHHQFFPRDQQQMMRSFDSGNNYDASLLAMNVSASIGQLSQFQQPRAATGDDRRTIDPS; encoded by the coding sequence ATGGCTTCTTCATCAAATTCTCCATGTGCAGCCTGCAAATTTCTGCGGCGCAAATGCCAACCTGAATGCGTATTTGCCCCTTACTTCCCACCTGACCAGCCACAAAAATTTTCCAATGTCCATAAAGTTTTCGGGGCAAGCAATGTCACAAAACTTCTCAACGAATTGCACCCTTCTCAGCGTGAAGATGCTGTCAATTCCTTGGCCTACGAGGCCGACATGCGCCTCCGTGACCCGGTTTATGGCTGTGTTGGGGTCATTTCACTCCTTCAGCACCAACTTCGCCAGCTGCAGATGGATCTTAGCTGTGCAAAATCTGAACTCTCCAAATATCAGAACTTGGGCATCAATGGCCATGCTGGATCACTAATTGCGGCCGCAGCCGCTGCAGCTACAGCCACGGCAACAAcgcatcaccaccaccaccacccacaAAATCTGGGGATCAATTTGATTGGAGCTGGAGGGGGAGGATCTAGGGATCATCACTACCACCACCAGTTTTTTCCTAGGGATCAGCAACAGATGATGAGGAGCTTTGACTCGGGGAATAACTATGACGCAAGCCTTCTTGCTATGAATGTCTCTGCAAGTATTGGGCAACTTAGTCAGTTCCAGCAACCAAGAGCCGCTACTGGAGATGACCGTCGCACCATCGACCCCTCTTAG